Proteins encoded together in one Pseudoroseomonas cervicalis window:
- a CDS encoding RluA family pseudouridine synthase, translating into MLVIDKPAGLPVHRGPRGGASLEDHLPALAQGKRHLPQPAHRLDTDTAGCLVLGRTKPALAALGQLFATGKARKTYWAVVRGGPAAQSGRIDLPLRKTSSAAAGWRMEAHAEGQPALTRWRVRGRGPGLAWLELRPETGRTHQLRVHCASQGWPILGDPFYGTKAPGGLHLLARAIELPLDPPLSATAPVPAALREAFAACGWSEAA; encoded by the coding sequence GTGCTGGTGATCGACAAGCCCGCCGGCCTGCCCGTGCATCGCGGCCCGCGCGGCGGCGCCAGCCTGGAGGACCACCTCCCGGCGCTGGCCCAGGGCAAGCGGCATCTGCCACAACCCGCGCATCGCCTGGACACCGACACCGCCGGCTGCCTGGTGCTCGGCCGCACCAAGCCGGCGCTGGCCGCGCTCGGCCAGCTCTTCGCCACCGGGAAAGCCCGCAAGACCTACTGGGCCGTGGTGCGGGGCGGGCCGGCGGCGCAATCCGGCCGCATCGACCTGCCGCTCCGCAAGACCAGCAGCGCCGCCGCCGGCTGGCGGATGGAGGCGCATGCCGAGGGCCAGCCCGCCCTGACCCGCTGGCGGGTGCGCGGCCGTGGCCCCGGCCTCGCCTGGCTGGAGCTGCGGCCGGAGACCGGGCGCACCCACCAGCTGCGCGTCCATTGCGCATCCCAGGGCTGGCCGATCCTGGGCGACCCCTTCTACGGCACCAAGGCGCCGGGCGGGCTGCACCTGCTGGCCCGCGCCATCGAGCTGCCGCTGGACCCGCCGCTTTCCGCCACCGCCCCGGTACCCGCCGCGCTGCGCGAGGCCTTCGCCGCCTGCGGCTGGAGCGAGGCGGCGTGA
- a CDS encoding branched-chain amino acid aminotransferase: protein MAGVFWHDGKWLTEEPKVLGPMDHAFWLGSILFDGARAIRGLVPDLDLHCQRVIRSAHAMGMKPTLSAQAIEELCREGVRRMGPDAELYIRPMFFVRRGIGAAQPDGDSTEFILSIYDSPMPDVSKGFSACMVPFRRPAADMAPTDAKASCLYPNSSRAAGWAREHGYDNAVMSDFEDNVAEFATSNLMMVKDGVVMTPIANGTYLAGITRSRVLGLLREAGIEAKECVITPDMLREADEIFATGNFGKVQYCTNFEGRELPIGPVAQKARQLYFDWAERSSRLLPKAA from the coding sequence ATGGCGGGCGTCTTCTGGCACGACGGCAAGTGGCTGACCGAGGAGCCGAAGGTGCTCGGCCCGATGGACCACGCCTTCTGGCTCGGCTCGATCCTGTTCGACGGCGCGCGCGCCATTCGCGGCCTGGTGCCGGATCTCGACCTGCACTGCCAGCGCGTCATCCGCAGCGCCCATGCCATGGGCATGAAGCCGACCCTGTCGGCCCAGGCGATCGAGGAGCTGTGCCGCGAGGGCGTGCGCCGCATGGGCCCGGATGCGGAGCTGTATATCCGCCCGATGTTCTTCGTCCGCCGCGGCATCGGCGCCGCGCAGCCGGATGGCGACAGCACCGAGTTCATCCTGTCGATCTATGATTCGCCGATGCCGGACGTCTCCAAGGGCTTCTCGGCCTGCATGGTGCCGTTCCGCCGCCCGGCCGCCGACATGGCGCCGACCGACGCCAAGGCCTCCTGCCTCTATCCGAACTCCTCCCGCGCCGCCGGCTGGGCGCGCGAGCATGGCTACGACAACGCCGTGATGTCGGATTTCGAGGACAATGTCGCCGAATTCGCCACCTCCAACCTGATGATGGTCAAGGACGGGGTGGTGATGACGCCGATCGCCAACGGCACCTACCTGGCCGGCATCACCCGCTCCCGCGTGCTCGGCCTGCTGCGCGAGGCGGGGATCGAGGCGAAGGAATGCGTCATCACCCCTGACATGCTGCGCGAGGCGGATGAGATCTTCGCCACCGGCAATTTCGGCAAGGTGCAGTACTGCACCAATTTCGAGGGCCGCGAGCTGCCGATCGGGCCGGTCGCGCAGAAGGCCCGGCAGCTCTATTTCGACTGGGCCGAGCGCAGCAGCCGGCTGCTGCCCAAGGCGGCCTGA
- a CDS encoding Ldh family oxidoreductase, whose protein sequence is MPRLSLTEAETLADAALRGAGASAPMAAATARALVEAEAIGQAGHGLSRVPQYAGFLRAGRADGAAAPVLRAARGGAALVDARDGLAFPALAMAEQEAAKRARDSGVAWVGITNGHHAGAMGLPVRRLAGQGLVALAFSNSPAAMPVAGGRRPLLGTNPVAAAFPRRAAPPLVIDLALSQVARGRIAQAAKAGQPIPEGWALDAEGRPTTDAAAAMEGAMLAMGGPKGALLAMVVELLCVALAGAAFGFEADSFFQEQGNRPQLGQALLAIDPGALAGQAIFLDRVETLVTTMLQDEGVRLPGARRDALAADAAATGIEVPEPLLQTLRRLAGD, encoded by the coding sequence ATGCCCCGCCTGAGCCTGACCGAAGCCGAAACCCTGGCCGATGCCGCGCTGCGCGGGGCCGGTGCCAGCGCCCCGATGGCCGCGGCCACCGCCCGCGCCCTGGTGGAGGCGGAGGCGATCGGCCAGGCCGGCCATGGCCTGTCGCGCGTGCCGCAATATGCCGGCTTCCTGCGCGCCGGCCGCGCCGACGGGGCGGCCGCGCCGGTGCTGCGCGCCGCGCGCGGCGGCGCCGCGCTGGTCGATGCGCGGGACGGCCTGGCCTTCCCGGCGCTGGCGATGGCCGAGCAGGAAGCCGCAAAGCGGGCGCGCGACTCGGGCGTTGCCTGGGTCGGCATCACCAATGGCCACCATGCCGGGGCGATGGGCCTGCCGGTGCGCCGCCTGGCCGGGCAGGGGCTGGTGGCGCTGGCCTTCAGCAATTCGCCCGCCGCCATGCCGGTGGCGGGCGGGCGGCGCCCGCTGCTGGGCACCAACCCGGTGGCCGCCGCCTTCCCGCGCCGCGCCGCGCCGCCGCTGGTGATCGATCTCGCCTTGTCGCAGGTGGCGCGCGGCCGCATCGCCCAGGCGGCCAAGGCCGGCCAGCCCATCCCCGAGGGCTGGGCGCTGGACGCCGAGGGCCGCCCCACCACCGACGCCGCCGCCGCCATGGAGGGCGCCATGCTGGCCATGGGCGGGCCCAAGGGCGCGCTGCTGGCCATGGTGGTGGAACTGCTCTGCGTCGCGCTGGCCGGCGCCGCCTTCGGCTTCGAGGCGGACAGCTTCTTCCAGGAGCAGGGCAACCGCCCGCAGCTCGGCCAGGCGCTGCTGGCGATCGACCCCGGCGCCCTGGCCGGGCAGGCGATCTTTCTTGATCGCGTCGAGACATTGGTCACCACCATGCTGCAGGATGAGGGGGTGCGCCTGCCTGGCGCCCGGCGCGACGCCCTGGCGGCCGATGCGGCGGCGACGGGCATCGAGGTGCCGGAGCCGCTGCTGCAGACGCTGCGCCGCCTGGCCGGGGACTGA
- a CDS encoding 2OG-Fe(II) oxygenase has product MSQSRTAPGTPPAPLPASPGPAAPSPLPAAMAVAAEGRSGGPGAGLPGGSAAGPQRASATEAQRGSATGIQRASATGTQRGSATGPRDGLPAGVLLPPLVLPGAGTPRYVLSSAAGRWLLLACLPSSAAAAPLEAAIGPLRARFDDQFAALFVLTARPEDLAEGRLRDQLPGIRILADAGGAAAATLGFAPEQGGLLLLDPMLRVVAAAPLARAQALVRLLRGLPPPALHAGVELPAPVLLLPRLLEPALCRELILSHAALGAAPSGFMREDEQGRTVLVQDPSHKRRSDVTLQDPALLARLRARISARLAPMLRQAFQFEATRIERYIVAAYDAADGGHFRAHRDNTTAGTAHRRFAVSVNLNAGEYEGGELVFPEFGPRRYSPPAGGAVVFSCSLLHAVTPVTKGCRYAFLPFLYDEAAAAVRERNRHRIAPTGAAAAP; this is encoded by the coding sequence GTGAGCCAGAGCCGCACCGCGCCCGGAACGCCGCCCGCCCCGCTGCCGGCTTCGCCCGGGCCCGCCGCGCCCTCGCCGCTGCCGGCGGCGATGGCGGTTGCCGCCGAGGGCCGTTCCGGCGGCCCGGGCGCCGGGCTGCCGGGCGGCTCCGCCGCCGGACCGCAGCGCGCCTCCGCCACGGAAGCCCAGCGTGGCTCCGCCACGGGGATCCAGCGCGCCTCCGCCACGGGGACCCAGCGTGGCTCCGCCACGGGGCCACGCGACGGCCTGCCGGCCGGCGTGCTGCTGCCGCCCCTGGTGCTGCCCGGCGCCGGCACGCCGCGCTACGTCCTCTCCAGCGCCGCCGGGCGCTGGCTGCTGCTGGCCTGCCTGCCCTCTTCGGCCGCCGCGGCGCCGCTGGAGGCCGCCATCGGCCCGCTGCGCGCCCGCTTCGACGACCAGTTCGCCGCGCTTTTCGTGCTGACCGCCCGGCCGGAGGACCTCGCCGAGGGCCGGCTGCGCGACCAGCTGCCCGGCATCCGCATCCTGGCCGATGCCGGCGGCGCCGCCGCCGCCACGCTGGGCTTCGCGCCGGAACAGGGCGGGCTGCTGCTGCTCGACCCGATGCTGCGGGTGGTCGCCGCCGCGCCGCTCGCCCGCGCCCAGGCGCTGGTGCGGCTGCTGCGCGGCCTGCCGCCGCCGGCGCTGCATGCCGGGGTGGAACTGCCCGCCCCCGTGCTGCTGCTGCCCCGCCTGCTGGAGCCGGCGCTGTGCCGCGAGCTGATCCTGAGCCACGCCGCGCTGGGCGCCGCGCCCTCCGGCTTCATGCGCGAGGACGAGCAGGGCCGCACCGTGCTGGTGCAGGACCCCAGCCACAAGCGGCGCAGCGACGTGACGCTGCAGGACCCGGCCTTGCTGGCGCGGCTGCGCGCCCGCATCTCCGCCCGGCTGGCGCCGATGCTGCGCCAGGCCTTCCAGTTCGAGGCGACGCGCATCGAGCGCTACATCGTCGCCGCCTATGACGCCGCCGATGGCGGGCATTTCCGCGCCCATCGCGACAACACCACCGCCGGCACGGCGCATCGCCGCTTCGCCGTCAGCGTCAACCTCAATGCCGGGGAGTATGAGGGGGGCGAGCTGGTCTTCCCCGAATTCGGCCCGCGCCGCTACAGCCCGCCGGCCGGCGGCGCGGTGGTCTTCTCCTGCTCGCTGCTGCATGCGGTGACGCCGGTGACGAAGGGCTGCCGCTACGCCTTCCTGCCCTTCCTGTATGACGAGGCGGCGGCGGCTGTGCGCGAGCGCAACCGGCACCGCATCGCCCCCACCGGCGCCGCCGCCGCGCCCTAG
- a CDS encoding DUF1330 domain-containing protein, with protein sequence MVAFSPAAFEAFLAEPDDSPIVMLNLLRFAPEGGRATYLTYLQMARPILARFGARILFGGDGLPVLTTGPAPRWDGSLLVQYPSRTAFKAMVDDPEYQLAFKVGAASLAEIVLQPMKPMAGAV encoded by the coding sequence ATGGTTGCCTTCTCCCCCGCCGCGTTCGAGGCCTTCCTGGCCGAGCCCGATGATTCGCCCATCGTGATGCTGAACCTGCTGCGCTTCGCCCCCGAGGGGGGCCGTGCCACCTACCTGACCTATCTGCAGATGGCCCGGCCGATCCTGGCGCGCTTCGGCGCGCGGATCCTGTTCGGCGGCGACGGGCTGCCGGTGCTCACCACCGGCCCGGCGCCGCGCTGGGATGGCTCGCTGCTGGTGCAGTATCCGAGCCGCACCGCCTTCAAGGCCATGGTGGATGATCCCGAATACCAGCTGGCTTTCAAGGTCGGCGCCGCCTCGCTGGCGGAGATCGTGCTGCAGCCGATGAAGCCGATGGCGGGCGCGGTGTAG
- a CDS encoding YafY family protein yields MSRTNRLFELINLLRARRHPVTALDLAQELGVSPRSIYRDIDTLRALGALVDGQAGMGYRLREGFFLPQFAFTPDELDALILGLGWVRQRADQALAQCSDSALAKILAARDGAGRAGEEIPALVSPASLSRRSDPPQAAQLREAIRRQRKVAIGYEDNQGAVSERVIWPIAIVYFDDVRVLAAWCERRAAFRHFRIDRVQVKAVLEERYPGRRPALVAEWRRQDRDWRSMLTVSDTATR; encoded by the coding sequence ATGTCGCGCACGAATCGCCTGTTCGAGCTGATCAACCTGCTGCGCGCCCGCCGGCATCCGGTCACCGCCCTGGATCTGGCGCAGGAGCTGGGCGTCTCGCCGCGCAGCATCTACCGCGACATCGACACGCTGCGCGCGCTGGGCGCGCTGGTCGATGGTCAGGCGGGCATGGGCTATCGCCTGCGGGAGGGGTTCTTCCTGCCGCAATTCGCCTTCACCCCGGACGAGCTGGATGCGCTGATCCTCGGCCTGGGCTGGGTGCGGCAGCGGGCGGACCAGGCGCTGGCGCAGTGCAGCGACAGCGCCCTGGCCAAGATCCTGGCCGCGCGGGACGGTGCCGGGCGGGCCGGCGAGGAGATCCCGGCCCTGGTCAGCCCGGCCTCGCTCTCCCGCCGCAGCGACCCGCCACAGGCGGCCCAGCTGCGGGAGGCCATCCGGCGGCAGCGCAAGGTCGCCATCGGCTATGAGGACAACCAGGGCGCCGTGTCGGAGCGCGTCATCTGGCCGATCGCCATCGTCTATTTCGACGATGTGCGGGTGCTGGCCGCCTGGTGCGAGCGGCGCGCCGCCTTCCGCCATTTCCGCATCGACCGCGTGCAGGTGAAGGCTGTGCTGGAGGAGCGCTATCCCGGGCGGCGCCCGGCGCTGGTGGCGGAGTGGCGGCGGCAGGATCGCGACTGGCGTTCGATGCTGACAGTTTCTGACACGGCCACCCGCTAG
- a CDS encoding RNA methyltransferase — protein MTSEPDRLCGPAAVAAAFAHRPQAVLRLFYLASRRAEAGPFCAQLARARKPYREVPPAELAKIAGTTHHGGIVAIAAPRAVPALPASPPRDLFGPGLLPVLDGVGNPHNLGAIARSAAFFGCRALLLSGDPRQAGLSDSAWRTSEGGLEALSLYRAPDLPAALGALGRHCLTVAAVARGGVAPQALPRDRPIALVMGNEEQGLPQASIAACAARVTLPGSGAVESLNVSVAAAVLMHALVVSPCATGL, from the coding sequence ATGACATCCGAGCCCGACCGCCTCTGTGGCCCCGCCGCCGTCGCCGCCGCCTTCGCGCACCGGCCGCAGGCGGTGCTGCGCCTGTTCTACCTGGCCTCCCGCCGGGCCGAGGCCGGGCCCTTCTGCGCCCAGCTCGCCCGCGCCCGGAAACCCTATCGGGAAGTCCCGCCGGCCGAGCTCGCCAAGATCGCCGGCACCACCCACCATGGCGGCATCGTCGCCATCGCCGCGCCGCGCGCCGTGCCGGCGCTGCCCGCCAGCCCGCCGCGGGACCTGTTCGGCCCCGGCCTGCTGCCGGTGCTGGACGGCGTGGGCAACCCGCACAATCTCGGCGCCATCGCCCGCTCCGCCGCCTTCTTCGGCTGCCGCGCCCTGCTGCTCTCGGGCGATCCGCGCCAGGCGGGGCTGTCCGACTCGGCCTGGCGCACCAGCGAGGGCGGGCTGGAGGCCCTCTCCCTCTACCGCGCGCCGGATTTGCCGGCGGCGCTCGGCGCGCTGGGGCGGCACTGCCTGACGGTCGCCGCCGTGGCGCGCGGCGGGGTGGCGCCGCAGGCCCTGCCGCGCGACCGCCCTATCGCGCTCGTCATGGGCAATGAGGAACAGGGCCTGCCGCAGGCCAGCATCGCCGCCTGCGCGGCGCGGGTGACGCTGCCGGGCTCCGGCGCGGTGGAAAGCCTGAACGTCTCCGTCGCCGCCGCGGTGCTGATGCACGCGCTGGTTGTATCGCCCTGCGCGACAGGGTTGTGA
- a CDS encoding tripartite tricarboxylate transporter substrate binding protein, translated as MTIRRRALLGAAATFPAVGLFTPHLARAQAFPSRPLRLVVPFAAGGSVDMTGRLMAQALQPVLGQTVVVDNRGGAGGNLGAAEAARSEKDGHTLLLASASILAANKFLYRKSMPIDPITDLAPVTRVTTGTVFMTVNANSPYRTFQDVIAAAKKDPGKLTMGSSGTGTISHLTLAKVNKETGADITHVPYRGGAPALQDLLAGNIDMMFDVIPLSMAHVREGRIRVLAAASAERVTYSPELKDVPAMKELLPGSNIDMQSWYGVNVPAGVPADRIAALHRAIVSVVDTAEFREKMEPNGFTTVVDATPAAYGEYLRSQEAVWKGLVEESGASLD; from the coding sequence ATGACCATCCGCCGCCGCGCCCTGCTGGGCGCCGCCGCCACCTTCCCGGCCGTCGGGCTGTTCACGCCGCATCTGGCGCGGGCCCAGGCCTTCCCCTCCCGTCCGCTGCGCCTGGTGGTGCCGTTTGCCGCCGGCGGCTCGGTCGACATGACCGGCCGCCTGATGGCCCAGGCCCTGCAGCCCGTGCTGGGCCAGACCGTGGTGGTCGACAACCGCGGCGGCGCCGGCGGCAATCTCGGCGCGGCCGAGGCGGCGCGCTCCGAGAAGGACGGGCACACCCTGCTGCTCGCCTCGGCCTCGATCCTGGCGGCCAACAAGTTCCTCTATCGCAAGTCGATGCCGATCGACCCGATCACCGACCTGGCGCCGGTCACCCGCGTGACCACCGGCACGGTGTTCATGACGGTCAACGCCAACAGCCCCTACCGCACCTTCCAGGACGTCATCGCGGCGGCCAAGAAGGATCCGGGCAAGCTGACCATGGGCTCCTCGGGCACCGGCACGATCAGCCACCTGACGCTGGCCAAGGTCAACAAGGAGACCGGCGCCGACATCACCCATGTGCCGTATCGCGGCGGCGCCCCGGCCCTGCAGGACCTGCTGGCCGGCAATATCGACATGATGTTCGACGTCATCCCGCTGTCCATGGCGCATGTGCGTGAGGGCCGCATCCGCGTGCTCGCCGCCGCCAGCGCCGAGCGCGTGACCTATTCGCCGGAGCTGAAGGACGTGCCGGCGATGAAGGAGCTGCTGCCCGGCTCCAACATCGACATGCAGTCCTGGTACGGCGTGAACGTGCCGGCCGGCGTGCCGGCCGACCGCATCGCCGCGCTGCACCGCGCCATCGTCAGCGTCGTCGACACGGCCGAGTTCCGCGAGAAGATGGAGCCGAACGGCTTCACCACCGTGGTCGACGCCACCCCGGCCGCCTATGGCGAGTATCTGCGCAGCCAGGAAGCCGTCTGGAAGGGCCTGGTCGAGGAATCCGGCGCCAGCCTGGACTGA
- a CDS encoding tripartite tricarboxylate transporter substrate binding protein: MSRTPTLPRRRLAALAALPLLPAAAAAQTPPPPAPGGEARPLRLVVPFPPGGALDLLARLLAERLGPALGRTVVVDNRAGAGGMLGADAVAKAAPDGATIGLLGLTTWTAMPFMFNRLPFDATKDFTPLSLISAGSLLCVVNAETAERRGWSDFRALIAWAKANPDKVTMGSSGTGTSSHLCLAAVNKATGAGILHVPYRGGGPAIQDVLSGNIDMMFDVMPALMPHVTSGKLKALAVSSARPVESAPGVPGMAEFADLGLGHVDIVTWNAIAAPAGLPDALAERLAQAVRQAGAEPDFRERLRPLGYEAVTSANRRELEDLIAQQRPIWRELVELSGARLD, translated from the coding sequence ATGTCCCGAACCCCCACCCTGCCTCGCCGCCGCCTGGCCGCGCTGGCGGCCCTGCCGCTGTTGCCGGCCGCCGCCGCCGCCCAGACGCCCCCGCCGCCCGCCCCCGGCGGCGAGGCGCGGCCGCTGCGGCTGGTGGTGCCCTTCCCGCCGGGCGGCGCGCTGGACCTGCTGGCGCGGCTGCTGGCCGAGCGGCTGGGCCCGGCGCTGGGCCGCACCGTGGTGGTGGACAACCGCGCCGGCGCCGGCGGCATGCTGGGCGCCGATGCGGTGGCCAAGGCGGCGCCGGATGGCGCGACGATCGGGCTGCTCGGCCTGACCACCTGGACCGCCATGCCTTTCATGTTCAACCGCCTGCCCTTCGACGCGACGAAGGATTTCACCCCGCTCAGCCTGATCTCCGCCGGCTCCCTGCTCTGCGTCGTCAATGCCGAGACCGCCGAGCGGCGCGGCTGGAGCGATTTCCGCGCGCTCATCGCCTGGGCCAAGGCCAATCCGGACAAGGTGACGATGGGCAGCTCGGGCACCGGCACCTCCTCGCATCTCTGCCTGGCGGCGGTGAACAAGGCGACCGGGGCGGGCATCCTGCACGTGCCCTATCGCGGCGGCGGGCCGGCCATCCAGGACGTGCTCTCGGGCAATATCGACATGATGTTCGACGTGATGCCGGCGCTGATGCCGCATGTCACCTCGGGCAAGCTGAAGGCGCTGGCGGTGTCCTCGGCGCGGCCGGTCGAATCGGCGCCCGGCGTGCCGGGCATGGCGGAGTTCGCCGATCTCGGCCTCGGCCATGTCGACATCGTCACCTGGAACGCCATCGCCGCCCCGGCCGGCCTGCCCGACGCGCTGGCCGAGCGCCTGGCCCAGGCGGTGCGCCAGGCCGGCGCCGAGCCGGACTTCCGCGAGCGGCTGCGCCCGCTGGGCTATGAGGCGGTGACCAGCGCCAACCGGCGCGAGCTGGAGGATCTGATCGCCCAGCAGCGGCCGATCTGGCGCGAGCTGGTCGAGCTCTCCGGCGCCCGGCTGGACTGA
- a CDS encoding 2-keto-4-pentenoate hydratase, which translates to MSRLPAPMLAAMLAALLAAAPARAADPQPNCPSEAAMQAMAASLLSNAPVQPFPGRMTLADGLCAQNRLVPAMQAELGRVVGWKVGLTNDAAQRRFGVPHPLAGPIYEATVRARSGAELPARFAAVPVVEADLIVRVKDEGIATAGEDHVAILRHLDQVIPFIEMPDLALADLKQMDGPNLMAIGVGARLGVVGEAIPVQADAAFAQRLGRMQVRFADDQKELSSAPGSALLGHPLNVIPWLVKDLASRGLALRAGDLISLGGFSPALPAEAGRRYSVTYTGLLEQPVEVSVTLR; encoded by the coding sequence ATGTCCCGACTCCCGGCCCCGATGCTGGCTGCGATGCTGGCCGCGCTGCTGGCCGCCGCGCCGGCGCGCGCCGCCGACCCGCAGCCCAACTGCCCCTCCGAGGCGGCGATGCAGGCCATGGCGGCCTCGCTGCTCTCCAACGCCCCGGTGCAGCCCTTCCCGGGGCGGATGACGCTGGCCGACGGGCTCTGCGCGCAGAACCGGCTGGTGCCGGCGATGCAGGCCGAGCTCGGCCGCGTGGTCGGCTGGAAGGTGGGGCTGACCAATGACGCCGCGCAGCGCCGCTTCGGCGTGCCGCATCCGCTGGCTGGCCCGATCTACGAGGCGACGGTGCGCGCCCGCTCCGGCGCCGAGCTGCCGGCGCGCTTCGCCGCCGTGCCGGTGGTCGAGGCCGATCTGATCGTGCGGGTGAAGGATGAGGGCATCGCGACGGCCGGCGAGGACCATGTCGCCATCCTGCGCCACCTCGACCAGGTGATCCCCTTCATCGAGATGCCCGACCTGGCGCTGGCCGATCTGAAGCAGATGGACGGGCCGAACCTGATGGCGATCGGCGTCGGCGCGCGGCTCGGCGTGGTGGGGGAGGCGATCCCGGTGCAGGCGGACGCCGCCTTCGCGCAGCGCCTGGGCCGCATGCAGGTGCGCTTCGCCGACGACCAGAAGGAGCTGTCCAGCGCCCCGGGCAGCGCGCTGCTCGGCCATCCGCTGAACGTCATCCCCTGGCTGGTGAAGGATCTGGCCTCGCGCGGCCTGGCGCTGCGGGCGGGCGACCTGATCTCGCTGGGCGGCTTCTCCCCGGCGCTGCCGGCCGAGGCCGGCCGCCGCTACAGCGTCACCTATACCGGCCTGCTGGAGCAGCCGGTCGAGGTCAGCGTCACGCTGCGCTGA
- the hisF gene encoding imidazole glycerol phosphate synthase subunit HisF, with the protein MLALRVIPCLDVKEGRVVKGVNFVALRDAGDPVEQARAYDAEGADEITFLDIGATHENRDTMYDVVSRTAAEVFIPLTVGGGVRAVEDVRKLLLAGADKASINSAAVSDPELVRRAAQAFGSQAIVVAIDARKVAEGRWEIFTHGGRRETGIDALGWAERMESLGAGELLVTSMDRDGTKSGFDLDLLRALRARVRLPLVASGGVGAVGHFVEGAEAGATGLLAASVFHYGEMRIGEAKAALAEAGFPVRPNPVRKVA; encoded by the coding sequence ATGCTCGCGCTCCGCGTCATTCCGTGCCTCGACGTCAAGGAAGGCCGCGTCGTCAAGGGCGTGAACTTCGTCGCGCTGCGCGATGCCGGCGACCCGGTGGAGCAGGCCCGCGCCTATGACGCGGAAGGCGCGGACGAGATCACCTTCCTCGACATCGGCGCCACGCATGAGAATCGCGACACCATGTATGACGTGGTCTCGCGCACCGCGGCCGAGGTGTTCATCCCGCTGACCGTGGGCGGCGGCGTGCGCGCGGTCGAGGATGTGCGCAAGCTGCTGCTGGCCGGCGCCGACAAGGCCAGCATCAACTCCGCCGCCGTCTCCGACCCCGAGCTGGTGCGCCGCGCGGCGCAGGCCTTCGGCAGCCAGGCCATCGTCGTCGCCATCGACGCCCGCAAGGTCGCCGAGGGGCGCTGGGAGATCTTCACCCATGGCGGACGGCGCGAGACGGGCATCGACGCGCTGGGCTGGGCCGAGCGGATGGAGAGCCTCGGCGCCGGCGAGCTGCTGGTGACCTCGATGGATCGCGACGGCACCAAATCGGGCTTCGACCTCGACCTGCTGCGGGCGCTGCGGGCCCGGGTGCGGCTGCCGCTGGTGGCCTCGGGCGGGGTCGGCGCGGTCGGACATTTCGTGGAAGGGGCGGAGGCCGGCGCCACCGGGCTGCTGGCCGCCAGCGTGTTCCATTATGGCGAGATGCGCATCGGCGAGGCCAAGGCGGCGCTGGCCGAGGCCGGTTTCCCGGTGCGCCCGAATCCTGTGCGGAAGGTGGCCTGA
- a CDS encoding phosphoribosyl-ATP diphosphatase, whose translation MAKDTKKKPQKAKAAPKKAAARATADKAAVKKAAGKVAVKAKARAKAALPLPPEIPAGARPRKAALQAEARHLAPLEVPVSGDIAVLARLWETVEARRLSGDTVNSHSARLMARGTPKVAQKLGEEAVECVIEAIQGNHRETVMESADLLYHLIVLWVDAGIRPEEVWSELERREGISGIAEKAARPKGIVRAAETTKLP comes from the coding sequence ATGGCGAAGGATACGAAGAAGAAGCCGCAGAAGGCCAAGGCCGCGCCGAAGAAGGCGGCGGCCCGCGCCACGGCGGATAAGGCGGCGGTGAAGAAGGCGGCCGGCAAGGTGGCGGTGAAGGCCAAGGCCCGGGCGAAGGCGGCGCTGCCGCTGCCGCCGGAGATCCCGGCCGGCGCCCGCCCGCGCAAGGCGGCGCTGCAGGCCGAGGCGCGCCACCTGGCGCCGCTCGAGGTGCCGGTGAGCGGCGACATCGCCGTGCTGGCCCGGCTGTGGGAGACGGTGGAGGCGCGCCGCCTCTCCGGCGACACGGTGAATTCGCATTCCGCCCGGCTGATGGCGCGCGGCACGCCCAAGGTCGCCCAGAAGCTGGGCGAGGAGGCGGTGGAATGCGTCATCGAGGCGATCCAGGGCAATCACCGCGAGACGGTGATGGAGAGCGCCGACCTGCTCTACCACCTGATCGTGCTCTGGGTGGATGCCGGCATCCGCCCGGAGGAGGTGTGGTCCGAGCTGGAGCGGCGCGAGGGCATTTCCGGCATCGCCGAGAAGGCGGCCCGCCCCAAGGGCATCGTCCGCGCCGCCGAGACCACGAAGCTTCCCTAG
- a CDS encoding histidine triad nucleotide-binding protein, which yields MPVSGLPPYDEGNIFARILRGEIPARKVLEDEHALAFHDIAPQAPVHVLVIPKGRYVSVADFSASAGPEEVAGFWRAVGQVARQLGLDSQGYRVLTNMGEDAGQEVPHFHVHILGGRRLGPMLAKQG from the coding sequence ATGCCGGTGTCCGGCCTGCCGCCCTATGACGAGGGCAACATCTTCGCCCGCATCCTGCGCGGCGAGATCCCGGCGCGGAAGGTGCTGGAGGACGAGCATGCCCTGGCCTTCCACGACATCGCGCCGCAGGCGCCGGTGCATGTGCTGGTGATCCCGAAGGGCCGCTATGTCTCGGTGGCGGATTTCTCCGCCTCCGCCGGCCCGGAGGAGGTGGCGGGCTTCTGGCGCGCCGTCGGCCAGGTGGCGCGGCAGCTCGGGCTGGACAGCCAGGGCTACCGGGTGCTGACCAATATGGGCGAGGATGCCGGGCAGGAGGTGCCGCATTTCCACGTGCACATCCTGGGCGGCCGGCGGCTCGGCCCGATGCTGGCGAAGCAGGGCTGA